Proteins encoded by one window of Cannabis sativa cultivar Pink pepper isolate KNU-18-1 chromosome 4, ASM2916894v1, whole genome shotgun sequence:
- the LOC115714084 gene encoding auxilin-related protein 2, translating into MNDFEGLLATDFGFKPSNKATPMAAASTTAASTKGSANLVNNFDLGSRGPPRSSHVSNSFSGSLADDRDSIFGQSNAQRSQDFSGLGDIMGGSARFTTKSDSPRANSAFNFDSMFPSSTETGSKSSEPVYDKPVYDDDDDIFNGVPGLTSSTSKVKFEDVFSSVSSSPPKRNSPFDDLLGGFGKAEPQWKSTGAIRPEKTDRSASNFDDLLPGFGATSPPSERSASGTNWHSETSVNATKTSSKVVEDPFVVPGQFGDPLEEISKPSNSGSMKSDSVGNGKVYDDVDPFDGLVRSATSFTSERDNRGKEASTLRADSSSSRTKMFPNNEKFEKLSVRSPDNETQKKVPIENDWDFEMPTASSNPHTSGQTMPPSFYASTSSKEANTQVDRSPTSVENLDSSEDIWLTVSEVPLFTQPTSAPPPSRPPPPKPVSKAGVNSSATTNARRKNNEFSSFTNSTQNYQVPNSSPIDQLEDFARVKSRDNVDENVNGSYGEELEMNSAAAAMKEAMDRAEAKFRQAKEVRERESTKAARNKEAQVERDEKSAQDDRAREKQERFERQRLQREREEEEMEQKRLEKERGRVREFEREREEKEREQRRLERERERAREIEKERVKARQAVERATREARERASADARQRAERAAVDKATAEARERAERAAVQRAQAEARERAAADAKERAEKAAAEARERANSEVKEREARDRATTTRADAEARNRVAERAAVSKAAAEARERAANAARVNQQKNENDLESFFNNTRPNSAPRPRNSSDPMFDTQFQNRQESETTKSTSGFQSNIKKANSTTNIVEDLTSIFNVTTASPGQFQDVEGESEERRRARLERQQRTQERQAKALEEKNQRDLQYQREQAERHRIAETLDVEIKRWAAGKEGNLRALLSTMQYVLWPESGWQPVSLTDMITAASVKKVYRKATLCIHPDKVQQKGATLQQKYVAEKVFDLLKEAWNKFNSEELF; encoded by the exons ATGAACGATTTTGAGGGGCTTTTGGCCACCGATTTCGGGTTTAAACCCTCAAACAAAGCAACTCCAATGGCTGCGGCCTCTACTACTGCCGCTTCTACCAAAGGCTCTGCTAATCTCGTCAACAATTTCGATCTCGGATCTCGTGGACCTCCACGATCCTCTCACGTTTCCAATTCCTTTAGTGGGTCTCTTGCCGATGATCGCGATTCGATCTTTGGCCAGTCCAACGCTCAGAGGTCTCAGGATTTTTCTGGCCTCGGCGATATTATGGGTGGCTCGGCTAGGTTTACTACCAAATCTGACAGTCCAAGGGCCAATTCAGCCTTCAATTTTGATTCTATGTTTCCTAGCTCAACTGAGACCGGTTCAAAATCGTCGGAGCCGGTTTATGACAAACCGGTTTACGATGATGACGACGACATTTTCAATGGTGTCCCGGGGTTGACGAGTTCCACATCCAAGGTTAAGTTCGAAGACGTTTTTTCGTCGGTCTCTTCTTCGCCTCCTAAACGAAACAGCCCCTTTGACGACCTTCTTGGTGGGTTTGGTAAAGCCGAACCCCAATGGAAGAGCACTGGTGCTATTAGACCGGAGAAAACTGATAGGAGTGCGTCTAATTTCGATGATTTGCTACCCGGTTTTGGAGCTACTAGTCCACCAAGTGAAag GTCAGCTTCAGGGACAAATTGGCACTCTGAAACTTCTGTTAATGCAACAAAAACAAGCTCCAAGGTAGTGGAAGATCCCTTTGTAGTGCCAGGACAGTTTGGTGATCCATTGGAAGAAATTAGTAAGCCTTCTAATTCTGGAAGTATGAAAAGCGATTCAGTTGGTAATGGGAAAGTATACGATGATGTGGATCCATTTGACGGCCTTGTAAGATCTGCCACATCTTTTACCTCTGAGAGAGATAACAGGGGAAAGGAAGCAAGTACTTTAAGGGCAGATTCAAGTAGCAGCAGGACCAAAATGTTTCCTAATAATGAAAAGTTTGAGAAGCTCTCTGTGAGAAGTCCAGACAACGAAACACAGAAGAAAGTACCTATTGAAAATGACTGGGATTTTGAGATGCCTACAGCTTCCTCCAATCCTCATACATCTGGACAAACTATGCCCCCTTCATTTTATGCCAGTACTAGTTCCAAGGAAGCAAATACTCAAGTGGATAGATCTCCAACATCTGTAGAAAATTTGGATTCATCTGAAGATATTTGGCTTACTGTTTCAGAGGTTCCTCTGTTTACTCAACCTACTAGTGCTCCACCACCTTCAAGACCACCACCTCCAAAACCAGTATCAAAGGCCGGAGTTAATTCTTCTGCCACTACAAATGCAAGAAGAAAGAATAACGAGTTCTCATCTTTTACAAACTCAACTCAAAACTATCAGGTCCCTAATTCATCTCCAATTGATCAACTTGAAGATTTTGCCAGGGTTAAGAGTCGAGATAATGTTGATGAGAATGTCAATGGTTCTTATGGCGAAGAATTGGAAATGAATTCAGCTGCTGCTGCTATGAAGGAAGCTATGGATAGGGCAGAGGCTAAATTCAGGCAGGCTAAGGAAgtgagggagagagagagtacAAAGGCTGCGAGAAATAAAGAAGCACAGGTAGAAAGAGATGAAAAATCAGCACAGGATGACAGAGCACGCGAAAAGCAGGAGAGGTTTGAGCGTCAACGTTTGCAGAGGGAAAGGGAAGAGGAAGAAATGGAACAAAAGAGACTTGAGAAAGAAAGGGGAAGAGTGAGGGAGTTTGAGAGGGAGCgggaggaaaaagagagagagcaaaGGAGACttgagagggaaagagagagagcaagggagaTTGAGAAGGAAAGGGTAAAAGCTAGACAAGCTGTGGAAAGAGCTACTAGGGAAGCACGTGAAAGAGCATCTGCTGATGCTCGCCAAAGAGCTGAGAGGGCTGCTGTTGACAAGGCAACTGCAGAAGCTCGAGAACGTGCTGAAAGAGCTGCAGTTCAGAGAGCTCAAGCTGAAGCTCGTGAAAGGGCAGCGGCTGATGCAAAGGAAAGAGCAGAGAAGGCAGCTGCAGAAGCCCGGGAAAGAGCAAATTCAGAAGTTAAGGAAAGGGAAGCACGTGATAGGGCTACTACAACCAGAGCTGATGCTGAGGCACGAAACAGAGTAGCAGAGCGAGCTGCTGTTAGTAAGGCTGCTGCTGAGGCTCGGGAAAGGGCAGCCAATGCTGCTAGGGTAAACCAACAGAAGAATGAAAATGATCTCGAATCCTTCTTCAATAATACTCGACCTAATAGTGCGCCAAGGCCCAGGAATTCATCA GATCCCATGTTTGATACTCAATTTCAGAACAGGCAAGAGTCTGAGACAACAAAGTCAACCAGTGGATTTCAATCTAACATAAAGAAGGCAAACTCTACTACGAATATTGTTGAAGACCTTACATCAATATTTAATG TTACTACAGCATCACCTGGGCAGTTCCAGGATGTTGAAGGAGAAAGTGAGGAAAGACGAAGAGCTCGATTAGAACGTCAACAGAGGACCCAGGAGAGACAA GCAAAAGCACTAGAAGAGAAGAATCAGCGGGACCTTCAATACCAGAGGGAGCAAGCTGAGAGACAT AGAATTGCTGAAACGCTAGATGTTGAAATCAAACGTTGGGCTGCAGGAAAAGAGGGGAATTTGCGTGCTCTATTATCAACCATGCAATAT